The genomic DNA CCGCGAAGATTTGATGGGCGAAGAGATCCACGGGCGCACCATCGGCCTGATCGGGCTGGGAGAAATCGGCGGGCGCGTGGCGCGCATCGCCCACGGCTTTGGGTTGGACGTGTTGGCTTACGACCCGCACCTGAGCCGCGAAACAATACAGGCGCGCGGCGCAACGCCGGTGACCCTGGCCGAGCTGTTGCAGCGCAGTGATTTCGTCTCGCTGCACTGCCCGCTGGATGCCGGCACCCGCCACCTGATGGGCGCCGACCAGTTCGCGGCGATGAAACCGGGCGCGGTGTTCTTATCCACCGCCCGCGGTGGCATTCATGATGAAGCGGCCCTGTTCGAAGCGCTGAAAAAAGGCCAGCTCAGTGGCGCCGGGCTGGACGTGTGGGCCTGTGAACCCCCGCCTCACTATGCGCCGCTGTTGAGCCTGACGAATGTGGTCGCCACCTTTCACACGGCGGGCGTTACCCACGGCGGCCGACGCAATGTGGCGCGCTCGTCGGCAGCGCAGATCGCGGCGATCCTGCGCGGTGAACGGCCGCCCCACCTGCTCAATCCCGAGGTGTGGGAAGTGGTCAGCGAGCGTATAAACGCACGTTGAGCCTCATATATTTAAAGTATTCAAACCCCGTTATTTAGATATTTTTCATAGGTGGGCGGCACTGGTAGGCTCTTAAAAAAACAAGAGAAGTGCCGGTCATGTTCATAAGCCTGTCCACCTCCATGAAACCCTTCTGCCGCCTTTTTGCGACCCTCGCCCTGATGGGCACACTGACCAGTTGCGCCAAGGTCGATGTGCACGGCGAAAGCGCCGACAAGCCCGACGCCGATGCCCGCCAGGTCTTGCGCCTGGGCCACGACGCCAGTGCCTATCCATTTTTGGTCTACGCCAACACCGACCTCTACAACCCGCCTCCAACCATCGAGCGCGCGGTGATCATACTGCATGGCGTGCAACGCGACGGTGACCAGTACTTCAACACCGGCCGCAAGTTGCTGGGCAATGCTCACCTGCCGAGTGCGAGCACCTTGTTGATCGCGCCGAACTTCCTTACTCCCACCGACTCCGGAGTCAGCGATGACATGCCGCTGTGGCCCCGCGACAAGTGGATGCATGGCATCGAGTCGCAGTTCGGGCGCAAGGGCATTCCGGCCTTCCAGGTACTCGATGACGTGGTCGGCTATTTGTCCGACCGCCAGCGCTACCCGGCGCTCAAGGAAATCGTGATGGTCAGCCACTCGGCCGGCGCGCAGTTGATGCAGCGCTACGCGGTGATGAATGACCTCGACGCCGGCCTCAAGGCCCATGGCCTGACGATTCGCTACGTGGTCGCCAGCCCTTCGAGCTATGTGTACTTCGACGACAATCGCCTGCAGAACGGCGTGTTCAAACCCGTGGTCTCCATCCTTTGCCCCAGCTACAGCCGCTACCGCTACGGCATCGAGGGCGCGCCCGCGTACCTGCTGAACCAGCACCTGTCGAGCCGCCAGGTGTTTGCCCGCTATGCCGCGCGGGACATCACCTACCTGGTCGGTGCGCAGGACAACAACCCCACCAGCCGCGTGCTCGACACCTCCTGTGGCGCCAATTACCAGGGTGACACGCGGCTCGATCGGCAGCTGAACTTCGTGAGCTACGAGCAGTTCCTGTCGAACCAGTGGCAGATCCCGCTGCGCCACCCGCAGCACACGATTCCAGGCATCGGCCACAACGCGGCGCGATTGCTCGGTGATAAAGCCGTCGCACGGATGCTGTTCCCTTAAGCCCCACGTTTTCGCCCAACGCTGCGTCTCGATAAAAACAATAAGAGAACTGTATGAGCCCAACACTTCCCATCACCCGGGCGCATCGCGCCTGGGGGCCTGGCGCATTGTCGCTGCTGGCCGTTGCCTTGCTCACCGCCCACGCCCAAGCCGACACATTGCCGTCCTCCGGCACGCTGTTCGACAACAGCCGCTCGGTGCTGCGTCCCACGGATAACGCGCAGCCGGCACCGCCCGGCAGTGTGCGCATCGAAAGCCAGAACGATGAACCGGTGCCCACTGCCAGCACCTCGACCCTGCAGTTGCAGGTGCGCCGGTTTGTGGTGAAGGGCAATCGCGAACTCAGCGACGCCCAGCTGCAGGCCGCATTGCAACCCTATGTCGGCAAGACCCTCGGCCTCGACGGTTTGCGTGACGCGGCGGCGCAGGTCACTGCGTTGTATCGCGCACGCGGTTACCTGGTGGCGCGCGCCTATCTGCCGGCGCAGGATATTCAAAACGGCCAGGTCACGGTCGGCATTTCCGAAGGCGTGATCGGCCAGGTCAGCGCCTTGCCCGACGCCGATGTACGCCTGCGCCCCGGCGTGCAACAGCAATTCATCAATGCACTGCCCACCGGCACCATCATCCGCGAGCAGGACCTGGAGCGCGTGCTGCTGCGCTTGTCGGACATCACAGGCGTGGCGGTGCACGCCATTTTGCGTCCGTCGCAGCAGCCTGGCGCCGCCGACATTGTGCTCAAGCTCAGTGAAATGACCGCGATCACCGCCCGCGCGACGATCGACAATTACGGTAACTACTACACCGGCGCCAACCGTCTGACCTCCAGCGTCAGCCTTAACGATGCACTGGGCCTGGGTGACAGCTTTACCGCCACGTCGCAGAACTCTTTCGAAGGCCTGAACATCAAGGGCGTCGGCTACCAGCAGCCGCTGGGCGCGACGGGCATTTCGGTGGGCGCCAACTACGCCGAACTTGAATACAAGATCGGCAAAAACCTCAAGGGCCTGGACGCCGACGGCACTGCGCAGGTGTCCTCGGTGTTTATCAACAGCACGTTGCTGCGCTCGCGCGACAGCAATATCAGCTTCAACCTCGCTGAAGATCACCGCCGCTTTGAAGACTCCGCGGGCGGTTTTACCGTGAACAAATCGGCGGTGTTTCGCAGCGCCACGCTGTACGGCAATTGGCGCGATGACTGGCAGGGCAGCAACGCCTGGAGCCTGTCTTACGGCATTGGCGACCTGGACAAAAACACCGCTGCCGATGCCGCGCTGGACGCGCTTACCGCCAACGCCGCCGGGCGCTACAAGAAAGCCAATGCCAGTTTCAGCCGCCTGCAAAACCTCGGTGGCGGCTACTCGTTGTTCGGTTCGCTGACCGGGCAGTGGGCCGACAAAAACCTCGATGCCTCGGAAAAACTCAGCCTCGGCGGGCCTAACGGCGTGCGCGCTTACCCGGTGGGTGAAGTCGCAGGCGACGAGGGCCTGCTGGGTCGTCTGGAGTTGCGCAAATACCTCGGGCGCTTTCAGGGCGCCATCGCCGAAGGCACGCTGTTTGCCGACGCGGGCAAGGTCAAGGTCAACAAGAACCCGTGGGACGCCAGTGAAAATACCCTCACACGCTACGGCTACGGCGTGGGTCTGAACCTCTATCACCGCGACCTGGTGATGAACACCAGCCTGGCGTTCTCGCCGGGCGCCGACCCCACCAGCGATGACCGTGCCGCCAAGCGCCTGTGGTTCTCGATTTCCGGTTCGCCCCAGGCGTTTGCCGGGCTGGCCAGCGACCTCGGTTCCAAAGGTGAAGACTTCGAAGTGGCCGAAACCGACACGGTGATCTATGGCGACTTCGGCATCGTCCCCGAGTACGTCGACCGTCACGGCTCGACACCGGCCGCGCCGGCAGACCAGAACCGCCTGGCCACGCCGAACGGGCGCAACATGGCGAGCTTCTGGCGCGCGCGCGATAACGTCTCGGCCATCGGCGTGCACGGCGGCTATGGCTTGAGCGACGACTGGAAACTGCTCTGGCAGCTCGAATACGGCATCTCGATGAACTACACCGCCAGC from Pseudomonas tolaasii NCPPB 2192 includes the following:
- a CDS encoding hydroxyacid dehydrogenase; the encoded protein is MNSVMQVCRLDFWISPVFDEMIRSHPQLALQVMPRQGDDARTLAALRNAHAYHVSAAKDELPAHWFANQALIEQCPHLLCVSSGGAGFDTVDVAACTRAGIAVVNQAGANAHSVAEHTFGLLLAVVKRIVESDHTLRHAKGFSREDLMGEEIHGRTIGLIGLGEIGGRVARIAHGFGLDVLAYDPHLSRETIQARGATPVTLAELLQRSDFVSLHCPLDAGTRHLMGADQFAAMKPGAVFLSTARGGIHDEAALFEALKKGQLSGAGLDVWACEPPPHYAPLLSLTNVVATFHTAGVTHGGRRNVARSSAAQIAAILRGERPPHLLNPEVWEVVSERINAR
- a CDS encoding porin — encoded protein: MSPTLPITRAHRAWGPGALSLLAVALLTAHAQADTLPSSGTLFDNSRSVLRPTDNAQPAPPGSVRIESQNDEPVPTASTSTLQLQVRRFVVKGNRELSDAQLQAALQPYVGKTLGLDGLRDAAAQVTALYRARGYLVARAYLPAQDIQNGQVTVGISEGVIGQVSALPDADVRLRPGVQQQFINALPTGTIIREQDLERVLLRLSDITGVAVHAILRPSQQPGAADIVLKLSEMTAITARATIDNYGNYYTGANRLTSSVSLNDALGLGDSFTATSQNSFEGLNIKGVGYQQPLGATGISVGANYAELEYKIGKNLKGLDADGTAQVSSVFINSTLLRSRDSNISFNLAEDHRRFEDSAGGFTVNKSAVFRSATLYGNWRDDWQGSNAWSLSYGIGDLDKNTAADAALDALTANAAGRYKKANASFSRLQNLGGGYSLFGSLTGQWADKNLDASEKLSLGGPNGVRAYPVGEVAGDEGLLGRLELRKYLGRFQGAIAEGTLFADAGKVKVNKNPWDASENTLTRYGYGVGLNLYHRDLVMNTSLAFSPGADPTSDDRAAKRLWFSISGSPQAFAGLASDLGSKGEDFEVAETDTVIYGDFGIVPEYVDRHGSTPAAPADQNRLATPNGRNMASFWRARDNVSAIGVHGGYGLSDDWKLLWQLEYGISMNYTASNDKSVNPSASPSTKLRNTGAAFNNTDYGTLLYGVWDMPMKEATTSLDPFNGKTSAAYFNIIGSPGFSAGLSTNVNGPQSFDDTAVNGDAAFNRRQSGVVEYWTPVWNGLQLKLAYSNNGMSVANDVDKGYIYGTSLSYNNGGFTAVFAAERHINYFGIADLGRNARGLGSSTHVTDGTSSDDFSLRYGLAYDFGDTKLSVIADDLSYSEDGVINTSTTSSDLSRYRRRAYLLGASHKIGPWTLKASYGKALPGKCEMIGAAAPDCDTHGMGATQYAVGANYKLTKRIDLFGQYVLLKNNSLANYNFALTGVTAASGYSPGVGTTISAIGTGINYSF